A genomic segment from Luteolibacter ambystomatis encodes:
- a CDS encoding substrate-binding domain-containing protein codes for MDRQPLSRQVAIRLLEEIQTGRWRERLPGYRDLGSLLGVSRTTMEAALEHLTQEGVLMPPSGRRGRRIRKDFKHATSRPQHHRVLLVGEAPLPRLWPFTRSVVEESIQRLHRRGYEADYILCPALAHPHPEAVLDELLQVHPDCLWILVKPLHASVQWAISRRIKAVLLGGEVRGHGALPCVAMAIAPLLADATKRLIACGHRDIVLCINDLGEYGRAATIQFARPIFTEAGIPFDSLRNVPEAIANGPEGFNRLLEKIFSDKRPTAIVVRWLGEALALSSFCMKHGIRIPQDLSVLVAELDDLTDWHTPALSGYSLTTHSYVTHIDRWVESNGTALSGGLIQVMPRFVEGATIAAPRKNPGIQQSA; via the coding sequence TTGGATCGACAACCGCTTTCCCGGCAGGTCGCCATCAGACTGCTTGAGGAAATCCAAACCGGGCGCTGGCGCGAGCGCCTTCCCGGATATCGTGATCTCGGCAGTTTGCTGGGAGTCAGCCGCACCACCATGGAAGCGGCGCTGGAGCACCTGACCCAGGAGGGAGTGCTGATGCCGCCCAGCGGCCGCCGCGGCAGACGCATCCGCAAGGATTTCAAGCACGCCACCTCACGTCCGCAGCACCACCGCGTGCTGCTGGTGGGTGAGGCCCCCCTGCCGCGCCTGTGGCCCTTCACCCGCAGCGTGGTGGAGGAAAGCATCCAGCGGCTGCACCGGCGCGGCTACGAGGCGGACTATATCCTCTGTCCGGCACTCGCTCATCCTCATCCGGAAGCCGTCCTCGATGAACTGCTCCAAGTCCACCCGGACTGTCTGTGGATTCTGGTGAAACCTCTCCACGCGAGCGTCCAATGGGCGATCTCCCGGCGGATCAAGGCGGTGCTCCTGGGCGGAGAAGTCCGGGGCCACGGCGCGCTGCCATGTGTGGCCATGGCCATCGCGCCACTGCTGGCGGATGCCACCAAGCGTCTCATCGCCTGTGGTCACCGTGACATCGTTTTGTGCATCAACGATCTCGGCGAATACGGCAGGGCCGCCACCATCCAGTTCGCACGACCGATTTTCACCGAAGCGGGAATCCCCTTCGACTCGCTGCGCAACGTGCCCGAAGCCATTGCCAACGGGCCGGAAGGATTCAACCGCCTTTTGGAAAAGATATTCAGCGACAAGCGGCCAACCGCCATCGTAGTCCGCTGGCTGGGCGAAGCTCTCGCCTTGTCCAGCTTCTGCATGAAGCACGGCATCCGCATCCCGCAGGATCTTTCCGTCCTGGTGGCGGAACTCGATGACCTCACCGACTGGCATACCCCGGCGTTGAGCGGCTACTCCCTGACCACGCATTCCTATGTGACCCATATCGACCGCTGGGTGGAAAGCAACGGCACCGCCCTTTCAGGAGGGCTGATCCAAGTCATGCCGCGCTTCGTTGAAGGTGCCACCATCGCCGCCCCACGGAAAAATCCCGGAATCCAGCAGTCCGCCTGA